AGAGCGTCAGTACCAGGCGGTCGCCGGAGACCAGAAGGTCCCAGTCGGGTGGCATGGACGACAACGGCACCGAATCGGGCTGGAACGCCCAGGCTCGCAACTCCGCCGGCGTCGGATCGACGGGGTTGGCAAAGCCGTGGAACGTCGACTCCTGCACGCTCACCGGCCAACCTTCCGCTCTCGCCCGCGTTGGCACCGCCGTTCGCGGACCGTGGCTGCTGGGGCGAAACGGTAACCCGCCGCCGGGTGCTGCGGTAGTACCCGCAGGGAGCAATTCGGCATCCGTCGGCCGGCCTGGCCCGAACGGCCGTTCGGGTGTCCTGGCCAGCGCCGCTGCCGCACCGAACGGGCACGACAGCGGCGGTGCGGGTCAGTCGTGGATCGGCACCGGGTCCCGCCGCTGGGCCGCCGCGCGGTTGCGTAGCCACCGCTTGAACCACGGGAAGTCCGGCAGCCGGGCCAGGATCGGCCCCGTCACCACGGTGATCAGGACGTACGTCGCGGCGAGCGCGGCCAACCGCGGCTCGACGCTGCCAGCCGCGACCGCGAGCCCGGCGATGACGATCGAGAACTCCCCTCGGGGTACGAGGGCCAGACCGGCCCGCCAGCGACCAGGCTCGGCGATCCCGACCCGGCGGGCCGCCAGGTAGCCGGTAAGCGTCTTCGTGGCCATGGTGACCACTGCCAGCGCGAGCGCCGGCAGCAGCACCGGCGGGATCTCCCGCGGGTCGGTGACCAGGCCGAAGAAGACGAAGAACACCGCGGCGAACAGATCCCGGAGTGGCGACAGCAGTTCGGTGGCGTGGTGGGCCACCGGACCGGAGAGCGCGATGCCGACCAGGAACGCGCCGACCGCCGCCGACACCTGGAGCTTCGCCGCGATTCCCGCGATCAGCAGGGTCAGCCCGAGGACGCCCAGCAGCAGCGCCTCCGGATCCTTCGCGGACAGCGCGGACGAGATCAGGTGGCCGTACCGGATGGCGACCACAAGCACGATCAGCACCGTGGCCACCGCGACGGTGAGCGCGATGCCGCCGCCGAGCAGGCCGGTGCCGGCCAGTACGGCGGTTACCAGCGGCAGGTAGAGCGCCATCGCCAGGTCCTCGATCACCAGCACCGAGAGGATCACCGGGGTCTCCCGGTTACCGAGTCGACCCAGGTCGGCGAGGACCTTGGCGATCACCCCGGACGACGAGACCCAGGTGATGCCGCCGAGCACGAGGGCGGCCACCCAGTCCCAGCCGAGCAGCAGGGCGAAGATGGCGCCGGGTAACGCGTTGAGGACGCCGTCGATCAGGCCGGCCGGTGCTGCCGAGCGGAGGTTGCCGACCAGCTCGTTCGCCGAGTACTCCAGGCCGAGCATCACCAGCAGCAGGATGACGCCGATCTCGGCGCCGACCGCGAAGAACTCCTCGCTCGCGGCGAGCGGAAGCAGCCCACCGTGACCGAAGGCGAGCCCGGCGAGCAGGTAGAGGGGAATGGGCGACAGGCCGACGCGGCGGCTGAGTCGGCCGAGGAGCCCGAGCAGCAGCAGCA
The DNA window shown above is from Micromonospora lupini and carries:
- a CDS encoding cation:proton antiporter, with protein sequence MHESTTLLVEVGALLLLLGLLGRLSRRVGLSPIPLYLLAGLAFGHGGLLPLAASEEFFAVGAEIGVILLLVMLGLEYSANELVGNLRSAAPAGLIDGVLNALPGAIFALLLGWDWVAALVLGGITWVSSSGVIAKVLADLGRLGNRETPVILSVLVIEDLAMALYLPLVTAVLAGTGLLGGGIALTVAVATVLIVLVVAIRYGHLISSALSAKDPEALLLGVLGLTLLIAGIAAKLQVSAAVGAFLVGIALSGPVAHHATELLSPLRDLFAAVFFVFFGLVTDPREIPPVLLPALALAVVTMATKTLTGYLAARRVGIAEPGRWRAGLALVPRGEFSIVIAGLAVAAGSVEPRLAALAATYVLITVVTGPILARLPDFPWFKRWLRNRAAAQRRDPVPIHD